CCCCCAACAACGCCTTtctcccgcgcgcgccattCGCATCGGCATCTATGGCCTCACAAAGCAGCCGCAACTAACCGACATCATCGTTCAGCTCTTCCCCATACTTGTCCACCGTCCAGCGCTTCATGCCCTCATTCAAGGCCTCGCCAAAGCCCTTGTCGTAGCCTACACCGCTGGCCAGATGCGCCGGGCGTGTCCTCCACGTGAACCAGTTCTCAGCCATGACGCCCTCGGGGGCCCGGATGATCCCCGTGGCAATGTCAACAACTGTCTGGGCGTCGTTCGGTCGGCGATCCGCACaggtgaagaagacggtggcgccgcAGGTGCCGCAAAACGAGCGAAGAACCCCTTCCGATGTCGAATACGTCTTGGACGTCCCGATCTGGAGCGTCGTGTCGATGCGCGGCTCGCAAAGGCTTAGGGGCACAAATGTCCAGCCCACAAGATGGGTGCCCGTGACGAGTCTGCAGTCGTTGCAGATATCATATAGCGCCATCCACTTCTTGTTGTCGCGAGGCGAGACAAACTTGGAAAGCACAGGGTCGTCGAGAATGGCCGGCGTAGGGCGCCTGAATGTAAAGGATACGCCGCCGCATTCGCACTGGGCTCGGAGACGCTCCTCGCCATCCGCGCCTACTTCGGCCTTCGACTCGACGACTTTCGCAGTCGGATCATCAGCCGCAGGGTTCCAGCATCTCAGCTGTCGGCCGCTAATGTGCGTGACCAGCGAAGCAATTCCCCCACCTTTGGCCGACTCCGAGAAAACATGCTGGCCAATGTTGAAGTTGTCTGGTCCGTGGTCCGTGAAGATGGACGTGGAGGGGGTCCACTGCTTCCGGTCAATGCTTACGCCTCCGATATGACACCCGCAGGTCGAGCAGAAGTCATATGTGCAGCCCCGGCCATCGTAAGACAGCCACGAGGTCAGCTTCTCCTCTGATGAGTCTCCGAGGAACTTGGGCAGCAACCCCTCTGGCAACTGCGTATGAAACGTGCACGGCGACCCCGTCGCATACCTACACGCGCTGCAATGGCAGAGATAGACGGGTAACGGCAACAGACTGACAGGCACATCAAAGGTCAGATGCACATCACCGCAAGAGCACTTGGCTTCGAGCGTCCTGGTTCCATTGGCGTCTGCCATGATGAAGCTGGAGAGGGTTGTTGAAGCATGTTCAGAGAGAAGATCAGGAGACGATCAACATGAGCTTGCCCGTCTTTATATAAGCCCGTCAGCCACGACAAGAGGGGTTCATCGCCGGGCGGTCGCTCTGGTGCGACGGTTCACAGACAGTTGCTCGTATTTCTCCGTGAACGCGGGAGCAACATGGACACGGCTAATCTCCACCGAATTGACACCCAGCCAACGGCGGGAAAGTTAACCGCTGTTCAGCCGCAATGTCTGCACGGTACGTACCTCGACCCGCGACTGGCGAACCCCCTGTCATAGGTGCCGACGGTAGTTAACCTTGgaacttttttttcttcgCGCCGTTCCGTCAACGCCACCTCTCCCCCATCCTCAACCCGACATGTCCGGAGCCACCACAGGCAGCCTCGACAATGTCGAGAGGCATCGTCTGCAGCTTGAGGAAAACATTTCCCAGCTGCGCAAGGCTCTGCAACACTGGCAGACCTGGGATGCCGAGTACGAGGCCTTGAAGGAGGAGGTCGAAGCTGTCACGGATGATAGCAGCTCAAGCGATGAGCTGCAGCGGGTCCACGACGACTTCGAAGGTGAGCTCCTGCGCGGAAAGGAGCTTGACGAAATCTTTGGCATCTCCCACCCGCGGCCAGCTGATCAAATCATCAGCCTCTTGCAGCGGCGCATCGACTATGTCTCCAAGAGCGTGGGCAGCTTGCAGAAGCAGCTTGACGCGGCAGAGAGCCAACATGCCACCCTCGCAGCCGCGGTGGAGGAGCATGATGGtttcgacgaggatggccaACCGATCACGGAAATTGTCGAGGAgttggacgacgatgatAATGTTCTGTCGTACAAGTTGAACCGTCCTGGAGACGCAGTGCCGAAGGTCCGAGAGGCTCTGAAAAAGGCAGGCGTTAGCTCTTCGACAAACTCCGAAATCCCGCCCACAACCGGGGACGCAACGATTTCCTCAGCTCAACACGAGTCCAAGCCTGACCAACCGAAGCCGAAGGCTGTGGATCGTTCTCAACGGGCCGCTGAAGCGCTCCCTGTGCCTGAGCCCAAGAAAGCCGTGTCCTTCACGGAAGATACGCTCATGGAAGGCATCACGAAACCCGCACCTGAGCCTAAGATGTCCCGCCAGGCAAGACGCGTCGAGCAAATCATGAAGACCGCAAAGGAGCAGGAGGATATGAGCATGGAAACGGCTGTGAttcccgacgacgaggacgaagatgacgCCGCACTACGACAGCAGATGCTGAGCTACAGCATGGGCGAAGTCGGTGCAGTCGTCGCTGAGCTTCAGCTTGAGGAGGACGGTACCGACTacgatgatgacgaaggATTCGATTACGGCGACGAAGGCTTcgctgaggaggaggacgaagacgacgaagacaaGTGGGGGCGATCAACACGACAGATCGTCACAGACGACTATCGTCAGCGTATGCTCGAGCTTGAGAGGAGCCTCGGCATCAAGTCCCGCTTTACCGaacaggccgccgacgaggaaggcgagTCTTCGGACGATGGTGAAGGCATCGGCCGCATAGTCGTCAAGAAATCCGAAacttcctcgtcggcgtccaaACCAGCGCCGACAAAGTCGAGCTTGAAAGACAAGCAGTCCAACGGCGAAGAGCGCAAGGGTGTGCGGTTCGCTCAAAACCTCGACATTGCTCCGGAGACGGACACGCAGCCGGAGCCAGTCGCTCCAGCTGtcaaagagagagaagaacCCATTGTCGATCCTCTCGGCGATATCGTTGAACGTACGGGACCCCCCAAGTCGGCAGAACCCCCGACTCCCCGCAGACCGTCCCGCTTCAAGAAGGCCAGAGGTGAGGGTCTTTCAAGTGGAGACCTGCCCAAGGGGCCCTTTGATGCTCCTCCACAGTTCCTAGACAATGATCAGGAACGAGAGATCCCGACCGGCCCCGAGGGCACGACGCTCGCCGAACGTCTTGTGGAGAGAGAACCCACCGCCGCGCCTtctgccgtcgtcgaaccCTTGGATCAGAACGCAGTGGCCGACGAATACCAACGGCTGCGGAAGAGATTCATCCAGCGACAAGGAGGGTTCCTCTGGGAGGACGAGACTCCGACCCGAGAatccgtcggcggcgatgagccGCAAGAACACGTGAGCCGTTTCAAGGCTGCCAGACTTTCTCGCCAGTAGTGGGACTGTCTGGGCGAccaaagaagaagaagaagaaacgAGTAGAAACCAGCATTGGAGCATTTAGAGGGCGTAGTCATGTACGAATCCATATGTCTTCCAGCCCCTGGCTCTTCATCTTTTGTTTGAGTTGTCGTCTTGGTGACATGCTGACCAGCGAGCTCGCTCTATACCTGCGACTATTCCGGAAGGCGCTCTATCTGACAATTGGTGGGTTGCAGCTTGTCCATCTGCTCCCCATTACCGCGCGATTCCAAGATCGAACCATTTTCTGATTACAAAAGGGCTCTCTGACGCCATGACCCTTGTTTGACTTCTCCGTGGTCTTGGCGATTCGTTTCACCCTTTACATTTTAGTTCGTAAAAGTAATGAAAGCGATATCCGCCTCCGGTGCCTACCATGCTCATGATCAATCCGCCCGTGAAACATTATATCCCGATTTATAGTTACTGCAGTGAGCAATGCGCACATGACTCTTCTCCCGTCAGCTTGCATGTTGACCCGTTCGGATTTAAATTGTATTGGGATGTCGCGTAGTGTGAGTACACATGAAGGTGGAACTCAATGAGACCGTACCTAACTCACACGCGCTCTTTGAACTCGACATCACACAGCACGCGATGCATGAAAATAAACACAAACTCAGCAAAAAGAAACGCAAGCACGAGTTACAACCACGAACGTTATACCGACCACATTCCATGTAAAACCTCGCCGTCCCCATTTCACTGAGGCCTAGGGTAGCCTAGTTAAACAACAATTACAGCGCTCCCCATAACTACCTAGCGTAAGGACTATGAAAACGGGTATCTTCAGTCAGtaaggccctgctcggcacgCGCGGTTAGTGTAACCGGGCTTTTGAAAAGGTGACTTATTAAGGGAGCATAACTACGGCAGGGGAGTTAAAGTACCCCTTTTGACCCGTTTTAACCCCTATCAAT
This region of Purpureocillium takamizusanense chromosome 9, complete sequence genomic DNA includes:
- a CDS encoding uncharacterized protein (EggNog:ENOG503NUA5~COG:S) — protein: MSGATTGSLDNVERHRLQLEENISQLRKALQHWQTWDAEYEALKEEVEAVTDDSSSSDELQRVHDDFEGELLRGKELDEIFGISHPRPADQIISLLQRRIDYVSKSVGSLQKQLDAAESQHATLAAAVEEHDGFDEDGQPITEIVEELDDDDNVLSYKLNRPGDAVPKVREALKKAGVSSSTNSEIPPTTGDATISSAQHESKPDQPKPKAVDRSQRAAEALPVPEPKKAVSFTEDTLMEGITKPAPEPKMSRQARRVEQIMKTAKEQEDMSMETAVIPDDEDEDDAALRQQMLSYSMGEVGAVVAELQLEEDGTDYDDDEGFDYGDEGFAEEEDEDDEDKWGRSTRQIVTDDYRQRMLELERSLGIKSRFTEQAADEEGESSDDGEGIGRIVVKKSETSSSASKPAPTKSSLKDKQSNGEERKGVRFAQNLDIAPETDTQPEPVAPAVKEREEPIVDPLGDIVERTGPPKSAEPPTPRRPSRFKKARGEGLSSGDLPKGPFDAPPQFLDNDQEREIPTGPEGTTLAERLVEREPTAAPSAVVEPLDQNAVADEYQRLRKRFIQRQGGFLWEDETPTRESVGGDEPQEHVSRFKAARLSRQ
- a CDS encoding uncharacterized protein (COG:S~EggNog:ENOG503PA3D), producing MADANGTRTLEAKCSCGDVHLTFDVPVSLLPLPVYLCHCSACRYATGSPCTFHTQLPEGLLPKFLGDSSEEKLTSWLSYDGRGCTYDFCSTCGCHIGGVSIDRKQWTPSTSIFTDHGPDNFNIGQHVFSESAKGGGIASLVTHISGRQLRCWNPAADDPTAKVVESKAEVGADGEERLRAQCECGGVSFTFRRPTPAILDDPVLSKFVSPRDNKKWMALYDICNDCRLVTGTHLVGWTFVPLSLCEPRIDTTLQIGTSKTYSTSEGVLRSFCGTCGATVFFTCADRRPNDAQTVVDIATGIIRAPEGVMAENWFTWRTRPAHLASGVGYDKGFGEALNEGMKRWTVDKYGEELNDDVG